The Pseudalkalibacillus hwajinpoensis DNA window GAAATTATTCGGAATGGTGGGCGATCAAGCATTTTTTTCTATTTTAATGGCTGGGTGTACAGAAGACTTCATAAAGCTTCTCAGTAATATTGGTATAAAATACGCTGTTTCGTGAGAAAAGAAGCCTATAGGATTGTGAAAGGGGTTCTTTACATGAAGAAGCGTTATTACGTAGAAGTGAGCTCAGGAGAAATTTTGGAAGATCAGGGGGCATCAGGCTATCATTTTGAAATTGATGCGGATGAGGAAGATGTATTCAAACTGAGTGAACTGTTTGATCTTGCTGATAAAGATAGTCGTCTTTCGCTCTATCGCTCTCATGTGCCGGCCATGAGCTATCACGAAGATAAAAATAATGACGACTATGATGATCATTTGAAGCAAATTTATACACTTATTCACAAGCTCGGCTCAGAGAAAACGAAAGAACATATTGAGTCGATGAAAATTTTATGAAACGGAAGGCCGGTGCGAGTACACCGGCCTTATTTTTTACTAATGGCAAGAATATAGGGTGGCTCATTCACCTGATTGATGAATTGATATTTTAGTACCTGGTAATGCGATTGATTCAGTTGTGAAGTAAACTCTGTTACCAATTTACTTTCAATTTTTCCTTCAGGATGACCTGGATAGACGACTAGAATAAGTAGTCCATCCGAGCGTAGCAGGTCAAGTATCCTTGTAACTGCTTGAAGCGTTTCCCCCGGGTTTGTCACAATCGATTTATCTCCACCTGGAAGATAACCAAGGTTAAAAATCGCCGCGGCTACTTTCCCTTTTTCATCAGTGTCCATCACATCATTTATAGTAGCGTGGCTTCTATGGAACAATGTGACCTGAGCCGTTTGACCGGCTTCTTCAAGCCGTTTGTGAGTTGACTCTAGAGCTTCTTTCTGAATATCAAACCCATATACTTTCCCCGTTTCTGAAACGGATTCAGCGAGATAAAGGGTATCGTGTCCATTACCACAAGTTCCATCAATAGCAATGTCACCTTTCGTGAGCACGGCATCCAGTAGTGTTCTTGTAAAAGGTAATATGCGTTGAAGCGTCATGTTGTTTTGATCCTTTCTTTCGTGAAAAATTTACCCTGCCAGCTGTTTCGACTAATGAGCTCATCCTGTATTGCATTCAATACGCTGAATTTATTCATACTCCACATTGGCCCAATTAATAAATCAGGGGGCCCATCACCCGTTATCCGGTGAATCACCATGTCTTGTGGTAGTACTTCCAGTTGATCAACAACTAGATTAACGTAGGTTTCTTGGTCTAGGAAGTCGAGCATTCCTTTTTCATATTGTTTAACCATAGCTGTGTTCTTAAGAAGATGAAGAAGGTGAATCTTGATACCTTGAACATCTAACTGAGCAACTGTACTGGCAGTTTCCATCATCATCTCTGTTGTTTCCCCAGGTAGACCGTTAATAATATGGGAGACAACATTAATGTTATGTTTTCGGAGTTTTTCCACACCTTCTATATAACACTTAAAGTCATGGGCGCGGTTAATTAAGTCGCCAGTCTGATCATGAACGGTTTGTAAGCCGAGTTCAACCATGAGAAACGTTTGCTCGTTAAGCTCGGCAAGGTAGTTTATCACATCATCTGGTAAGCAATCAGGTCTTGTTGCGATTGAAAGACCGACAACATCGTCCTGCTTTAGAATTACTTCGAATTTTTCCCGTAGTTCCTCAACAGGGGCGTATGTATTTGTATAGGCTTGAAAATAACCCAGGTATTTAGCGCCTTTCCATTTCCGTTCATTCGTTCTGTTTTTAATAGCATGAAACTGAGTGACAAGATCATCCCGTCGATCACCAGCAAAATCGCCAGATCCACTAACGCTGCAAAATGTACAGCCGCCGTGAGCCACTTTTCCATCCCTGTTGGGGCAATCAAAGCCCCCGTCCAAGGAAACTTTCATTACTTTATGACCAAATTTCGTGCGTAAGTAATTGTTAAAGGTATAGTAACGTTTTTCTGAAGCGAAATGAGTGGGGATGTCATTTCTTTGTCTGTCCATTTGGACTCCTCTCCTGGGACCCATTACCCGTGTAATAGTAGATAGAAAAAGTTTATCATGTCCAGTCTGATACGCCAAATGAGTGTAATTACGTTTGGGGATATATGGTGCGTGGTACATATTACTATACTCAATTAAGAGGTGATCACATGGCAGATAATGAAAAGCGTCATAAAAAAGGGAAAACGAATAACCCCGAACAACTTCCAGATAAAGAAGAAAATCAGCTTGATCAGGATGAAACAGAAATGAATGTCGATGCGATTCCGCTTGAAGATTTGAAAGAGGAACAACAAGAAGAGAAAGACAAACCACATTCAAAAGACAAATCAGCAAGTCAGAAGAAGCATAGAGAGGGATAACGCACTGATAATGGTGCGTTATTTTTTTACTTATAAGCTATAGGTTAGCTACTGTTATCAAAATCATTAACCTCAAGGGGAAGTGCTTTCTTTAGATGTATAAAAAACAAAAACATCGTCTATTCTGATAATGTTCTTGACAATCTTCACAAGTCTTCATACAATACAAATTATATACTTAACTAACGAAACTAAAGATTATGATAAGGAATAGTAATAAAGATTCTATTACTAGAGAGTTAACGCCTGGTGAAAGTTAACATAGAACTTTATGAACTCGCCTTTGAATCGGAAACCTGAATGGAGTAAGGTAACCCGTATGCCTGCGTTAAAGGTCTGAAGTGAGTGCTGTTTCTAGCACTAAGCCGGGTGGTACCGCGGGTGATTGTGAACATCAGATTCTCAACCTCTCGTCCCTGTTGATGAACAACGGGGATGGGAGGTTTTTCTATTTTTCTGTAAGGATTGGAAGGAGAGAGTGACAGTGGCATTTGATCACAAAACAATTGAGAAGAAGTGGCAACACTACTGGGAAACGAAGAAAACATTTAAGACTGAAAATGATGCAAAAGGTGAGAAAGTATATATCCTTGATATGTTCCCTTACCCATCTGGAGCTGGGTTACATGTTGGACACCCAGAAGGATATACAGCAACGGATATTTTATCTCGTATGAAGCGTATGCAGGGGTATAATGTACTTCACCCAATAGGATGGGATGCATTTGGCCTTCCGGCAGAGCAATATGCACTTGATACAGGAAATAACCCGCGTGATTTTACGAAGAAGAACATTGATACATTTAGAAGACAAATTAAAGAGCTTGGCTTTTCTTATGATTGGGATCGAGAAGTCAATACAACGGATCCTCGTTATTATAAGTGGACACAATGGATTTTTACAAAGCTGTACGAAAAAGGTCTTGCATATGTTGATGAGGTAGCCGTGAATTGGTGTCCGGCGCTTGGTACGGTTCTTGCGAATGAAGAAGTTATTGATGGGAAAAGTGAGCGCGGCGGTCACCCGGTTGTGCGTAAACCAATGAAACAATGGGTTCTGAAGATTACGGAATATGCGGATCGCTTGCTAGAAGATCTAGAAGAACTTGATTGGTCAGATAGCATTAAAGAGATGCAGCGCAACTGGATTGGTAAATCTGAAGGAGCAGAAGTTACGTTTAAGATCGTTGATCACGATGAAGCGATTGACGTCTTCACCACTCGTCCTGATACATTATTTGGTGCCACTTATATGGTGCTTGCCCCTGAACATCCGCTTGTTGATCAAATTGCGACAACTGATCAAGTAGCTAAAGTAGAAGCGTACCGATCAAAAGTTCAAACCAAATCTGATCTTGAGCGAACTGAGCTTTCCAAAGAGAAAACTGGTGAGTTCACAGGCGCCTATGCGATCAACCCAATTAATAATGAGAAGCTTCCAATCTGGATCGCTGATTATGTCTTAATGAGCTACGGAACAGGTGCGATTATGGCGGTCCCTGCTCATGATGAGCGAGACTATGAATTCGCAACCACATTTGAACTACCAATTAAAGAGGTTGTAGATGGCGGAGATGTTTCACAAGAAGCCTATACTGAAGACGGTCTACATGTAAACTCCGACTTCTTAAACGGTCTTGAGAAGGAAGAAGCGATCACAAAGAGCATTATATGGCTAGAGGAAAATGAAAAAGGAACTAAAAAAATCACGTATCGTTTGCGCGACTGGCTCTTTAGTCGTCAGCGTTACTGGGGCGAACCAATTCCAATTATTCACTGGGAGGATGGCACAATGAGTGCTGTTCCAAAAGAAGATCTCCCTGTCGTCCTTCCAGAAACGGATGAAATTAAACCTTCAGGAACAGGTGAATCACCGCTTGCGAATATTGAAGATTGGTTAAACGTTGTTGACCCTGAAACAGGTAAAAAAGGTCGTCGTGAAACGAACACTATGCCTCAATGGGCTGGAAGCTGCTGGTACTACTTACGTTATATCGATCCTGATAACGATGAAATGCTGGCAGATCCAAAGAAGCTTAATGATTGGCTTCCAGTTGATATGTACATTGGTGGCGCGGAGCATGCGGTTCTGCACTTGCTTTACGCACGTTTCTGGCATAAGGTTCTTTATGATATTGGAGTCGTTCCTACCAAGGAACCATTCCAGCGTCTTCGGAATCAGGGTATGATACTTGGCGAAAACAATGAGAAGATGAGTAAGTCTAAAGGAAACGTTGTTAACCCAGATGAAATTGTTGAAAGTCACGGTGCCGATACGCTACGCCTTTATGAAATGTTCATGGGACCTTTTGAAGGATCCATTGCATGGTCGAATAATGGACTTGATGGTGCACGTCGTTTCCTTGATCGGGTATGGCGTTTGTATGGTGAGGGTGATATTAAGAATTCCTCTATTACAGAAGCAGCCCCTACTGAGGAAATGGAACGCGTCTACCATGAAACGGTTAAGAAAGTCACGGAAGATATGGAAGGTCTTCGTTTTAATACTGCTGTTTCACAAATGATGGTATTCGTGAATGAGGCATATAAGCAGGAAACTGTTTCAGTTAACTTGATGGAAGGGTTAGTCAAATTACTTTCGCCAATTGCGCCACACCTTGCAGAAGAACTATGGCAGGCACTTGGACATGAGGAAACTCTTGCATATGCTAACTGGCCAATGTTTGATGAAAGCAAGCTGACAGTGGATGAAGTTGAAATTGTTGTTCAAATCAATGGTAAGCTTCGCGCTAAAATTTCGATCCCTGCTGAAGCATCACGTGACGAAATGCAGGAAATTGCACTAGAGCACGAGAAGATTAAAGACCAACTCGATGGTAAAACCCTTCGAAAAGTGATCGCTGTTCCAGGAAAGCTTGTTAACATCGTAGCAAACTAATGTGGAGAACCCTCTTCTTTAAAGGAGAGGGTTTTTATAATAATAGCTTTATTAATAGTCATTCGCGATATAGCCTTGAAAAATATTTAAGAAGTGAATAACCCAAATTAATTGGAAAGAATATAACTGTGGTGTGAAGGAAGCTAGAATTCTTGTATTGCACTTACAAATCATGTACGATTGTTTTTGTTGAAGTGAATAGCGATGGAAAATCATATTCGATCTTAATGGAAGGGGAATGCTTTTATGAGTAATGAAATTAAGACGATTACACCTGAAGAGGTACAACAACTTTTAAACAACGGAAAGAAAGTATCACTTATCGATGTTCGTGAGGATGAAGAAGTAGAAGAGGGAATGATCCCTGAAGCGAAACATATCCGCCTTGGCACTATTCCAGAACGAATGAATGAAATTAACAAAGATGAAGAGCACATTATGGTTTGCAGATCTGGAAGACGCAGTGAAAGTGCTTGTGAATATTTAAAAGAACATGGTTATGAAGTAAAGAACATGGTCGGTGGTATGATGAAATGGGAGGGAAACGTTAAGTAGCCCTGCTTATAAAGGAGAGAGATGAAATGGCATTATGGGGAGCTGTTGTTGCTGCTTTTTCGGTATTTACACTGGGATTATGGAGAACTTTTTATCCCTATTCATACATGAAACCGATCAATTTTGACCGGCTTGATGATGATAAATATTGTTTGATTGATGTGAGAGATTATATTCTTTCACACCGAGCGCCGTTTGAGAAGGCTAAGAACATTCCGCTTTCTTACCTGGGAAGACAGACAAAGGAAACCGATGTATGTGATAAAGAGATTATTGTGCTTGCTGAAGACCGAAAAGCAGCACGACTTGCTGTCAAGATCTTGATGAAGCAGCGCAAGCAACCTATTTATTACATGACCGTTTCTTCATAGTTCTGTCTGCGCCTTTAGGAGTAGCACTCTTAAAAGGCGCTTAACTTGATATTTAATCCTAGTAAGTCTATAAGATTAATTAATCATAACACCTTTTTCTTAAGGATCCAAGTATAAAGACTTGAAGAAAATGATTCGTTCTTCTTAAGTATCTGCTATAATGAGGGAACCAACTATACCGAGGTGTTGAAATGAAGGCAGAACTCATTCGTGCTATGATGGACTTACAAGCATTGCGTCAATTGCACCCAGGTAATGTGATGGCGAATCAGCAATTATCAGCTTTTTCCTTTACTGACATGCTTGAAGAGGCTCTCACTAATCAATCTAGTGAACAAGAAATACAGCCGGCACCTGCCGGTATGAGTTCTATGAATATTTACAATGAAAATACATTCGCTCCTATCGTCCAACCGCAGTCTGCTTCCTACTCTTCATCATCGCTCGAAATTGATGGATATATTGAGGAGCTTTCTGAGTAGTACCAGGTTGATCCTAAACTAATACATTCGATCGTTAAGCAAGAATCGGGCTATAAATCATCGAGTGTAAGTGGTGCTGGTGCAATGGGGTTAATGCAGTTAATGCCTGCTACAGCGGCATCACTGGGTGTGAAGGACCCTTTCGATCCGCGTCAGAATATTGAAGGTGGCGTTAAATACATTAAGCAAATGACTGATAAATACAATGGTGATACAGAGCTTGCCCTTGCTGCATACAATGCAGGGCCAGGCAATGTTGATCGATACGGTGGTATACCGCCATTCAAGGAAACAGAGAATTACGTTTCGAAAGTAATGGGGAACTATCTAGCATAATAAGAAATGGCTGTCTCAAGCGACCGCTCTCCGGCTGTCGTCAAGGAGGCAGCTTTTTGTGTTACTACAGAAAAGAATTCAACATTTCTGAGAGAAGAAAGCAACAATTGATATACTAAACATGAGGTGAATAATTTGAACGAATTTAAAGAATTAGAGATAGACAAGCAGATTATTGAACGGTTAGAGGAACAGGGGATTCATACTCCTACTGATATTCAGAGGGAAACGATCCCGGTCATGCTTAATGGACAGGATGTAATCGCACAGGCACAAACAGGTACAGGTAAAACATTTGCGTTTTTACTTCCAATTTTAGAAAAGATTGATACGGAGGCGCCAGAGGTTCAGGCATTGATTGTAACGCCTACAAGGGAATTAGCGATCCAAATTACAAATGAATTAATGAAATTAGTTGAGGGACGCGATGACATTAATGTGCTTGCAGTCTATGGAGGACAAGATGTAGAGAGGCAAATTAAGCGTCTTAATAAACAGGTTCACATTGTTGTTGGTACCCCTGGACGCCTTCTCGATCATGTTCGCAGAGAAACAATCGACTTGTCTCAGACAGCTTTTCTCATCCTTGATGAAGCAGACCAAATGCTCCATATTGGGTTCTTACGAGAAGTAGAAGATATCATCAATGAAACACCTGAAAATCGTCAGACTGCTCTATTCTCTGCTACACTTTCTAGCGACATTAAACAACTTGCGAAACGTTTTATGCATAAGCCGAAGACAATTAAAGGGAAAGAGAAGGGTAAAACAGTAGAAGAAATTCAGCAAT harbors:
- a CDS encoding class I SAM-dependent methyltransferase, giving the protein MTLQRILPFTRTLLDAVLTKGDIAIDGTCGNGHDTLYLAESVSETGKVYGFDIQKEALESTHKRLEEAGQTAQVTLFHRSHATINDVMDTDEKGKVAAAIFNLGYLPGGDKSIVTNPGETLQAVTRILDLLRSDGLLILVVYPGHPEGKIESKLVTEFTSQLNQSHYQVLKYQFINQVNEPPYILAISKK
- a CDS encoding TIGR01212 family radical SAM protein (This family includes YhcC from E. coli K-12, an uncharacterized radical SAM protein.), coding for MDRQRNDIPTHFASEKRYYTFNNYLRTKFGHKVMKVSLDGGFDCPNRDGKVAHGGCTFCSVSGSGDFAGDRRDDLVTQFHAIKNRTNERKWKGAKYLGYFQAYTNTYAPVEELREKFEVILKQDDVVGLSIATRPDCLPDDVINYLAELNEQTFLMVELGLQTVHDQTGDLINRAHDFKCYIEGVEKLRKHNINVVSHIINGLPGETTEMMMETASTVAQLDVQGIKIHLLHLLKNTAMVKQYEKGMLDFLDQETYVNLVVDQLEVLPQDMVIHRITGDGPPDLLIGPMWSMNKFSVLNAIQDELISRNSWQGKFFTKERIKTT
- the leuS gene encoding leucine--tRNA ligase, which translates into the protein MAFDHKTIEKKWQHYWETKKTFKTENDAKGEKVYILDMFPYPSGAGLHVGHPEGYTATDILSRMKRMQGYNVLHPIGWDAFGLPAEQYALDTGNNPRDFTKKNIDTFRRQIKELGFSYDWDREVNTTDPRYYKWTQWIFTKLYEKGLAYVDEVAVNWCPALGTVLANEEVIDGKSERGGHPVVRKPMKQWVLKITEYADRLLEDLEELDWSDSIKEMQRNWIGKSEGAEVTFKIVDHDEAIDVFTTRPDTLFGATYMVLAPEHPLVDQIATTDQVAKVEAYRSKVQTKSDLERTELSKEKTGEFTGAYAINPINNEKLPIWIADYVLMSYGTGAIMAVPAHDERDYEFATTFELPIKEVVDGGDVSQEAYTEDGLHVNSDFLNGLEKEEAITKSIIWLEENEKGTKKITYRLRDWLFSRQRYWGEPIPIIHWEDGTMSAVPKEDLPVVLPETDEIKPSGTGESPLANIEDWLNVVDPETGKKGRRETNTMPQWAGSCWYYLRYIDPDNDEMLADPKKLNDWLPVDMYIGGAEHAVLHLLYARFWHKVLYDIGVVPTKEPFQRLRNQGMILGENNEKMSKSKGNVVNPDEIVESHGADTLRLYEMFMGPFEGSIAWSNNGLDGARRFLDRVWRLYGEGDIKNSSITEAAPTEEMERVYHETVKKVTEDMEGLRFNTAVSQMMVFVNEAYKQETVSVNLMEGLVKLLSPIAPHLAEELWQALGHEETLAYANWPMFDESKLTVDEVEIVVQINGKLRAKISIPAEASRDEMQEIALEHEKIKDQLDGKTLRKVIAVPGKLVNIVAN
- a CDS encoding rhodanese-like domain-containing protein yields the protein MSNEIKTITPEEVQQLLNNGKKVSLIDVREDEEVEEGMIPEAKHIRLGTIPERMNEINKDEEHIMVCRSGRRSESACEYLKEHGYEVKNMVGGMMKWEGNVK
- a CDS encoding rhodanese-like domain-containing protein; the protein is MALWGAVVAAFSVFTLGLWRTFYPYSYMKPINFDRLDDDKYCLIDVRDYILSHRAPFEKAKNIPLSYLGRQTKETDVCDKEIIVLAEDRKAARLAVKILMKQRKQPIYYMTVSS
- a CDS encoding DEAD/DEAH box helicase; this encodes MNNLNEFKELEIDKQIIERLEEQGIHTPTDIQRETIPVMLNGQDVIAQAQTGTGKTFAFLLPILEKIDTEAPEVQALIVTPTRELAIQITNELMKLVEGRDDINVLAVYGGQDVERQIKRLNKQVHIVVGTPGRLLDHVRRETIDLSQTAFLILDEADQMLHIGFLREVEDIINETPENRQTALFSATLSSDIKQLAKRFMHKPKTIKGKEKGKTVEEIQQYVIETTDRRKFGSLTETIDEERPFLGIIFCRTKRRVSKLNGDLKSKGYLSDELHGDLSQAKREGVIKRFRDAKIQLLVATDVAARGLDIEGVTHVFNYDIPQDTESYIHRIGRTGRAGEDGAAYTFIASKDQQFIQMIEKGIGKKLERKTVENALPAHEERDSGRRQNDERGGRQRQSRKPSSSSRSGGRNRKKR